The following are encoded together in the bacterium genome:
- a CDS encoding OsmC family protein: MHPLPHQYRVQGSGGADGAIAVTGAGLPPLAAAAPPQFGGPGDQWSPETLLIGAVVTCFVLTFRAIAQASKLTWVRLTCDGDGTLDRIEGVTRFTAIALRAHLVLSAEAEREKAARLLEKAERACLVTNSLALRPVLACEIEVV; this comes from the coding sequence ATGCATCCACTTCCGCACCAGTATCGGGTCCAGGGCTCGGGTGGCGCCGATGGCGCGATCGCCGTCACCGGCGCCGGCTTGCCGCCGCTCGCTGCCGCTGCGCCGCCGCAGTTCGGCGGTCCGGGGGACCAGTGGTCGCCGGAGACCCTGCTGATCGGCGCGGTGGTGACCTGCTTCGTGCTCACCTTCCGCGCCATCGCGCAGGCCTCGAAGCTCACCTGGGTGCGCCTGACCTGCGACGGCGACGGCACCCTCGACCGCATCGAGGGCGTCACCCGCTTCACCGCGATCGCATTGCGCGCCCATCTCGTCCTCTCCGCCGAGGCGGAGCGCGAGAAGGCGGCGCGGCTGCTGGAGAAGGCGGAGCGCGCGTGCCTGGTCACCAACTCGCTGGCCCTGCGGCCGGTGCTGGCGTGCGAGATCGAAGTGGTGTGA